A part of Chlorocebus sabaeus isolate Y175 chromosome 28, mChlSab1.0.hap1, whole genome shotgun sequence genomic DNA contains:
- the LOC103246829 gene encoding mismatch repair endonuclease PMS2-like isoform X1, with protein MTSMTCFSPSRSTSHSLCTFPRAAENEHIAVKSSGHFLALPHRTLCLPLTSVTSKLIFLHGGSLFLAFKEIHLISGFISQCAHGVGRSSTDRQFFFINRRPCDPAKVSRLVNEVYHMYNRHQYPFVVLNISVDSGNLVKMHAVDLEKPLGEKQDHSPSLRTRAEKRDVSISRLREAFSLHHTTENKPHSPKTPEARRSPPGQKRGMPSSSTSDAVSDRGFLRPQKEATSSGQGPRDPTDGAEVEKDSGHGSTSVDSEGFSIPDTGSHCSSECAASSPEDRGSQEHADSHGKAPETDDSFSDVDCHPNQEDTGCKFRVSPQPTNLASPNTKRFKKEEILSNSDIHQKLVNTQNVSASQVDVAVKINKKGPDAVADAFKSQYFGRPRRVDHEVRRSRPSWLTR; from the exons ATGACTTCAATGACCTGCTTCTCCCCCTCTAGGTCTACCAGCCACAGTCTCTGCACGTTTCCAAGAGCAGCAGAAAATGAACACATTGCAG TCAAATCCAGCGGGCATTTCCTAGCCCTACCTCACAGGACCCTTTGTCTGCCTTTGACATCTGTTACTTCCAAACTGATATTTCTCCATGGAGGCTCTCTTTTCTTGGCTTTTAAAGAGATTCATCT CATCTCAGGTTTCATTTCACAATGCGCGCATGGAGTTGGAAGGAGTTCAACAGACAGACAGTTTTTCTTTATCAACCGGCGGCCTTGTGACCCAGCAAAG GTCTCCAGACTTGTGAACGAGGTCTACCACATGTATAATCGACATCAGTATCCATTTGTTGTTCTTAACATTTCTGTTGATTCAG GTAACTTAGTAAAAATGCATGCAGTGGATTTGGAGAAGCCCCTGGGAGAAAAGCAGGATCATTCCCCTTCATTAAGGACTCGAGCAGAAAAAAGGGATGTGTCCATTTCCAGACTGCGAGAGGCCTTTTCTCTTCATCACACAACAGAGAACAAGCCTCACAGCCCAAAGACTCCAGAAGCAAGAAGGAGCCCTCCAGGACAGAAAAGGGGTATGCCATCTTCTAGCACTTCAGATGCCGTCTCTGACAGAGGCTTCCTGAGACCTCAGAAAGAGGCAACAAGTTCCGGTCAGGGACCCAGGGACCCTACGGACGGAGCGGAGGTGGAGAAGGACTCGGGGCACGGCAGCACTTCCGTGGATTCTGAGGGGTTCAGCATCCCAGACACCGGCAGTCACTGCAGCAGCGAGTGTGCGGCCAGCTCCCCAGAGGACAGGGGCTCACAGGAACACGCGGACTCTCATGGGAAAGCGCCTGAAACTGACGACTCTTTTTCAGATGTGGACTGCCATCCAAACCAGGAAGACACAGGGTGTAAATTTCGAGTTTCGCCTCAGCCAACTAATCTCGCATCCCCAAACACAAAgcgttttaaaaaagaagaaattctttccaattctgaCATTCATCAAAAGTTAGTAAATACTCAGAACGTGTCAGCCTCTCAGGTTGATGTAGCCGTTAAAATTAATAAGAaggggccagatgcggtggctgacgcctttaaatcccagtactttgggaggccgaggcgggtggatcatgaggtcagaagatcgagaccttcctggctaacacggtga
- the LOC103246829 gene encoding protein PMS2CL-like isoform X5 has protein sequence MTSMTCFSPSRSTSHSLCTFPRAAENEHIAVKSSGHFLALPHRTLCLPLTSVTSKLIFLHGGSLFLAFKEIHLISGFISQCAHGVGRSSTDRQFFFINRRPCDPAKVSRLVNEVYHMYNRHQYPFVVLNISVDSGNLVKMHAVDLEKPLGEKQDHSPSLRTRAEKRDVSISRLREAFSLHHTTENKPHSPKTPEARRSPPGQKRGMPSSSTSDAVSDRGFLRPQKEATSSGQGPRDPTDGAEVEKDSGHGSTSVDSEGFSIPDTGSHCSSECAASSPEDRGSQEHADSHGKAPETDDSFSDVDCHPNQEDTGCKFRVSPQPTNLASPNTKRFKKEEILSNSDIHQNSSH, from the exons ATGACTTCAATGACCTGCTTCTCCCCCTCTAGGTCTACCAGCCACAGTCTCTGCACGTTTCCAAGAGCAGCAGAAAATGAACACATTGCAG TCAAATCCAGCGGGCATTTCCTAGCCCTACCTCACAGGACCCTTTGTCTGCCTTTGACATCTGTTACTTCCAAACTGATATTTCTCCATGGAGGCTCTCTTTTCTTGGCTTTTAAAGAGATTCATCT CATCTCAGGTTTCATTTCACAATGCGCGCATGGAGTTGGAAGGAGTTCAACAGACAGACAGTTTTTCTTTATCAACCGGCGGCCTTGTGACCCAGCAAAG GTCTCCAGACTTGTGAACGAGGTCTACCACATGTATAATCGACATCAGTATCCATTTGTTGTTCTTAACATTTCTGTTGATTCAG GTAACTTAGTAAAAATGCATGCAGTGGATTTGGAGAAGCCCCTGGGAGAAAAGCAGGATCATTCCCCTTCATTAAGGACTCGAGCAGAAAAAAGGGATGTGTCCATTTCCAGACTGCGAGAGGCCTTTTCTCTTCATCACACAACAGAGAACAAGCCTCACAGCCCAAAGACTCCAGAAGCAAGAAGGAGCCCTCCAGGACAGAAAAGGGGTATGCCATCTTCTAGCACTTCAGATGCCGTCTCTGACAGAGGCTTCCTGAGACCTCAGAAAGAGGCAACAAGTTCCGGTCAGGGACCCAGGGACCCTACGGACGGAGCGGAGGTGGAGAAGGACTCGGGGCACGGCAGCACTTCCGTGGATTCTGAGGGGTTCAGCATCCCAGACACCGGCAGTCACTGCAGCAGCGAGTGTGCGGCCAGCTCCCCAGAGGACAGGGGCTCACAGGAACACGCGGACTCTCATGGGAAAGCGCCTGAAACTGACGACTCTTTTTCAGATGTGGACTGCCATCCAAACCAGGAAGACACAGGGTGTAAATTTCGAGTTTCGCCTCAGCCAACTAATCTCGCATCCCCAAACACAAAgcgttttaaaaaagaagaaattctttccaattctgaCATTCATCAAAA CTCCAGTCACTGA
- the LOC103246829 gene encoding protein PMS2CL-like isoform X4 yields the protein MNTLQLPPSDSVCEEYGLSCSDALHNLFYISGFISQCAHGVGRSSTDRQFFFINRRPCDPAKVSRLVNEVYHMYNRHQYPFVVLNISVDSGNLVKMHAVDLEKPLGEKQDHSPSLRTRAEKRDVSISRLREAFSLHHTTENKPHSPKTPEARRSPPGQKRGMPSSSTSDAVSDRGFLRPQKEATSSGQGPRDPTDGAEVEKDSGHGSTSVDSEGFSIPDTGSHCSSECAASSPEDRGSQEHADSHGKAPETDDSFSDVDCHPNQEDTGCKFRVSPQPTNLASPNTKRFKKEEILSNSDIHQKLVNTQNVSASQVDVAVKINKKGPDAVADAFKSQYFGRPRRVDHEVRRSRPSWLTR from the exons ATGAACACATTGCAG CTGCCCCCTAGTGACTCCGTGTGTGAAGAGTATGGTCTGAGCTGTTCGGATGCTCTGCATAATCTTTTTTA CATCTCAGGTTTCATTTCACAATGCGCGCATGGAGTTGGAAGGAGTTCAACAGACAGACAGTTTTTCTTTATCAACCGGCGGCCTTGTGACCCAGCAAAG GTCTCCAGACTTGTGAACGAGGTCTACCACATGTATAATCGACATCAGTATCCATTTGTTGTTCTTAACATTTCTGTTGATTCAG GTAACTTAGTAAAAATGCATGCAGTGGATTTGGAGAAGCCCCTGGGAGAAAAGCAGGATCATTCCCCTTCATTAAGGACTCGAGCAGAAAAAAGGGATGTGTCCATTTCCAGACTGCGAGAGGCCTTTTCTCTTCATCACACAACAGAGAACAAGCCTCACAGCCCAAAGACTCCAGAAGCAAGAAGGAGCCCTCCAGGACAGAAAAGGGGTATGCCATCTTCTAGCACTTCAGATGCCGTCTCTGACAGAGGCTTCCTGAGACCTCAGAAAGAGGCAACAAGTTCCGGTCAGGGACCCAGGGACCCTACGGACGGAGCGGAGGTGGAGAAGGACTCGGGGCACGGCAGCACTTCCGTGGATTCTGAGGGGTTCAGCATCCCAGACACCGGCAGTCACTGCAGCAGCGAGTGTGCGGCCAGCTCCCCAGAGGACAGGGGCTCACAGGAACACGCGGACTCTCATGGGAAAGCGCCTGAAACTGACGACTCTTTTTCAGATGTGGACTGCCATCCAAACCAGGAAGACACAGGGTGTAAATTTCGAGTTTCGCCTCAGCCAACTAATCTCGCATCCCCAAACACAAAgcgttttaaaaaagaagaaattctttccaattctgaCATTCATCAAAAGTTAGTAAATACTCAGAACGTGTCAGCCTCTCAGGTTGATGTAGCCGTTAAAATTAATAAGAaggggccagatgcggtggctgacgcctttaaatcccagtactttgggaggccgaggcgggtggatcatgaggtcagaagatcgagaccttcctggctaacacggtga
- the LOC103246829 gene encoding protein PMS2CL-like isoform X3 yields MNTLQLQSLIPFVQLPPSDSVCEEYGLSCSDALHNLFYISGFISQCAHGVGRSSTDRQFFFINRRPCDPAKVSRLVNEVYHMYNRHQYPFVVLNISVDSGNLVKMHAVDLEKPLGEKQDHSPSLRTRAEKRDVSISRLREAFSLHHTTENKPHSPKTPEARRSPPGQKRGMPSSSTSDAVSDRGFLRPQKEATSSGQGPRDPTDGAEVEKDSGHGSTSVDSEGFSIPDTGSHCSSECAASSPEDRGSQEHADSHGKAPETDDSFSDVDCHPNQEDTGCKFRVSPQPTNLASPNTKRFKKEEILSNSDIHQKLVNTQNVSASQVDVAVKINKKGPDAVADAFKSQYFGRPRRVDHEVRRSRPSWLTR; encoded by the exons ATGAACACATTGCAG ttgcaAAGCCTCATTCCTTTTGTTCAGCTGCCCCCTAGTGACTCCGTGTGTGAAGAGTATGGTCTGAGCTGTTCGGATGCTCTGCATAATCTTTTTTA CATCTCAGGTTTCATTTCACAATGCGCGCATGGAGTTGGAAGGAGTTCAACAGACAGACAGTTTTTCTTTATCAACCGGCGGCCTTGTGACCCAGCAAAG GTCTCCAGACTTGTGAACGAGGTCTACCACATGTATAATCGACATCAGTATCCATTTGTTGTTCTTAACATTTCTGTTGATTCAG GTAACTTAGTAAAAATGCATGCAGTGGATTTGGAGAAGCCCCTGGGAGAAAAGCAGGATCATTCCCCTTCATTAAGGACTCGAGCAGAAAAAAGGGATGTGTCCATTTCCAGACTGCGAGAGGCCTTTTCTCTTCATCACACAACAGAGAACAAGCCTCACAGCCCAAAGACTCCAGAAGCAAGAAGGAGCCCTCCAGGACAGAAAAGGGGTATGCCATCTTCTAGCACTTCAGATGCCGTCTCTGACAGAGGCTTCCTGAGACCTCAGAAAGAGGCAACAAGTTCCGGTCAGGGACCCAGGGACCCTACGGACGGAGCGGAGGTGGAGAAGGACTCGGGGCACGGCAGCACTTCCGTGGATTCTGAGGGGTTCAGCATCCCAGACACCGGCAGTCACTGCAGCAGCGAGTGTGCGGCCAGCTCCCCAGAGGACAGGGGCTCACAGGAACACGCGGACTCTCATGGGAAAGCGCCTGAAACTGACGACTCTTTTTCAGATGTGGACTGCCATCCAAACCAGGAAGACACAGGGTGTAAATTTCGAGTTTCGCCTCAGCCAACTAATCTCGCATCCCCAAACACAAAgcgttttaaaaaagaagaaattctttccaattctgaCATTCATCAAAAGTTAGTAAATACTCAGAACGTGTCAGCCTCTCAGGTTGATGTAGCCGTTAAAATTAATAAGAaggggccagatgcggtggctgacgcctttaaatcccagtactttgggaggccgaggcgggtggatcatgaggtcagaagatcgagaccttcctggctaacacggtga
- the LOC103246829 gene encoding protein PMS2CL-like isoform X7 → MNTLQVSRLVNEVYHMYNRHQYPFVVLNISVDSGNLVKMHAVDLEKPLGEKQDHSPSLRTRAEKRDVSISRLREAFSLHHTTENKPHSPKTPEARRSPPGQKRGMPSSSTSDAVSDRGFLRPQKEATSSGQGPRDPTDGAEVEKDSGHGSTSVDSEGFSIPDTGSHCSSECAASSPEDRGSQEHADSHGKAPETDDSFSDVDCHPNQEDTGCKFRVSPQPTNLASPNTKRFKKEEILSNSDIHQKLVNTQNVSASQVDVAVKINKKGPDAVADAFKSQYFGRPRRVDHEVRRSRPSWLTR, encoded by the exons ATGAACACATTGCAG GTCTCCAGACTTGTGAACGAGGTCTACCACATGTATAATCGACATCAGTATCCATTTGTTGTTCTTAACATTTCTGTTGATTCAG GTAACTTAGTAAAAATGCATGCAGTGGATTTGGAGAAGCCCCTGGGAGAAAAGCAGGATCATTCCCCTTCATTAAGGACTCGAGCAGAAAAAAGGGATGTGTCCATTTCCAGACTGCGAGAGGCCTTTTCTCTTCATCACACAACAGAGAACAAGCCTCACAGCCCAAAGACTCCAGAAGCAAGAAGGAGCCCTCCAGGACAGAAAAGGGGTATGCCATCTTCTAGCACTTCAGATGCCGTCTCTGACAGAGGCTTCCTGAGACCTCAGAAAGAGGCAACAAGTTCCGGTCAGGGACCCAGGGACCCTACGGACGGAGCGGAGGTGGAGAAGGACTCGGGGCACGGCAGCACTTCCGTGGATTCTGAGGGGTTCAGCATCCCAGACACCGGCAGTCACTGCAGCAGCGAGTGTGCGGCCAGCTCCCCAGAGGACAGGGGCTCACAGGAACACGCGGACTCTCATGGGAAAGCGCCTGAAACTGACGACTCTTTTTCAGATGTGGACTGCCATCCAAACCAGGAAGACACAGGGTGTAAATTTCGAGTTTCGCCTCAGCCAACTAATCTCGCATCCCCAAACACAAAgcgttttaaaaaagaagaaattctttccaattctgaCATTCATCAAAAGTTAGTAAATACTCAGAACGTGTCAGCCTCTCAGGTTGATGTAGCCGTTAAAATTAATAAGAaggggccagatgcggtggctgacgcctttaaatcccagtactttgggaggccgaggcgggtggatcatgaggtcagaagatcgagaccttcctggctaacacggtga
- the LOC103246829 gene encoding protein PMS2CL-like isoform X2: MLCIIFFKTESHSVAQAGVQWRCLRSLQPLPPELKQFSCLSPLSSWDYSISGFISQCAHGVGRSSTDRQFFFINRRPCDPAKVSRLVNEVYHMYNRHQYPFVVLNISVDSGNLVKMHAVDLEKPLGEKQDHSPSLRTRAEKRDVSISRLREAFSLHHTTENKPHSPKTPEARRSPPGQKRGMPSSSTSDAVSDRGFLRPQKEATSSGQGPRDPTDGAEVEKDSGHGSTSVDSEGFSIPDTGSHCSSECAASSPEDRGSQEHADSHGKAPETDDSFSDVDCHPNQEDTGCKFRVSPQPTNLASPNTKRFKKEEILSNSDIHQKLVNTQNVSASQVDVAVKINKKGPDAVADAFKSQYFGRPRRVDHEVRRSRPSWLTR; encoded by the exons ATGCTCTGCATAATCTTTTTTA agacggagtctcactctgttgcccaggctggagtgcaatggcgctgtctccgctcactgcaacctctgcctcctgagttgaagcagttctcctgcctcagccccctgagtagctgggactacag CATCTCAGGTTTCATTTCACAATGCGCGCATGGAGTTGGAAGGAGTTCAACAGACAGACAGTTTTTCTTTATCAACCGGCGGCCTTGTGACCCAGCAAAG GTCTCCAGACTTGTGAACGAGGTCTACCACATGTATAATCGACATCAGTATCCATTTGTTGTTCTTAACATTTCTGTTGATTCAG GTAACTTAGTAAAAATGCATGCAGTGGATTTGGAGAAGCCCCTGGGAGAAAAGCAGGATCATTCCCCTTCATTAAGGACTCGAGCAGAAAAAAGGGATGTGTCCATTTCCAGACTGCGAGAGGCCTTTTCTCTTCATCACACAACAGAGAACAAGCCTCACAGCCCAAAGACTCCAGAAGCAAGAAGGAGCCCTCCAGGACAGAAAAGGGGTATGCCATCTTCTAGCACTTCAGATGCCGTCTCTGACAGAGGCTTCCTGAGACCTCAGAAAGAGGCAACAAGTTCCGGTCAGGGACCCAGGGACCCTACGGACGGAGCGGAGGTGGAGAAGGACTCGGGGCACGGCAGCACTTCCGTGGATTCTGAGGGGTTCAGCATCCCAGACACCGGCAGTCACTGCAGCAGCGAGTGTGCGGCCAGCTCCCCAGAGGACAGGGGCTCACAGGAACACGCGGACTCTCATGGGAAAGCGCCTGAAACTGACGACTCTTTTTCAGATGTGGACTGCCATCCAAACCAGGAAGACACAGGGTGTAAATTTCGAGTTTCGCCTCAGCCAACTAATCTCGCATCCCCAAACACAAAgcgttttaaaaaagaagaaattctttccaattctgaCATTCATCAAAAGTTAGTAAATACTCAGAACGTGTCAGCCTCTCAGGTTGATGTAGCCGTTAAAATTAATAAGAaggggccagatgcggtggctgacgcctttaaatcccagtactttgggaggccgaggcgggtggatcatgaggtcagaagatcgagaccttcctggctaacacggtga
- the LOC103246829 gene encoding protein PMS2CL-like isoform X6, whose product MLNSISGFISQCAHGVGRSSTDRQFFFINRRPCDPAKVSRLVNEVYHMYNRHQYPFVVLNISVDSGNLVKMHAVDLEKPLGEKQDHSPSLRTRAEKRDVSISRLREAFSLHHTTENKPHSPKTPEARRSPPGQKRGMPSSSTSDAVSDRGFLRPQKEATSSGQGPRDPTDGAEVEKDSGHGSTSVDSEGFSIPDTGSHCSSECAASSPEDRGSQEHADSHGKAPETDDSFSDVDCHPNQEDTGCKFRVSPQPTNLASPNTKRFKKEEILSNSDIHQKLVNTQNVSASQVDVAVKINKKGPDAVADAFKSQYFGRPRRVDHEVRRSRPSWLTR is encoded by the exons ATGTTGAATAGCATCTCAGGTTTCATTTCACAATGCGCGCATGGAGTTGGAAGGAGTTCAACAGACAGACAGTTTTTCTTTATCAACCGGCGGCCTTGTGACCCAGCAAAG GTCTCCAGACTTGTGAACGAGGTCTACCACATGTATAATCGACATCAGTATCCATTTGTTGTTCTTAACATTTCTGTTGATTCAG GTAACTTAGTAAAAATGCATGCAGTGGATTTGGAGAAGCCCCTGGGAGAAAAGCAGGATCATTCCCCTTCATTAAGGACTCGAGCAGAAAAAAGGGATGTGTCCATTTCCAGACTGCGAGAGGCCTTTTCTCTTCATCACACAACAGAGAACAAGCCTCACAGCCCAAAGACTCCAGAAGCAAGAAGGAGCCCTCCAGGACAGAAAAGGGGTATGCCATCTTCTAGCACTTCAGATGCCGTCTCTGACAGAGGCTTCCTGAGACCTCAGAAAGAGGCAACAAGTTCCGGTCAGGGACCCAGGGACCCTACGGACGGAGCGGAGGTGGAGAAGGACTCGGGGCACGGCAGCACTTCCGTGGATTCTGAGGGGTTCAGCATCCCAGACACCGGCAGTCACTGCAGCAGCGAGTGTGCGGCCAGCTCCCCAGAGGACAGGGGCTCACAGGAACACGCGGACTCTCATGGGAAAGCGCCTGAAACTGACGACTCTTTTTCAGATGTGGACTGCCATCCAAACCAGGAAGACACAGGGTGTAAATTTCGAGTTTCGCCTCAGCCAACTAATCTCGCATCCCCAAACACAAAgcgttttaaaaaagaagaaattctttccaattctgaCATTCATCAAAAGTTAGTAAATACTCAGAACGTGTCAGCCTCTCAGGTTGATGTAGCCGTTAAAATTAATAAGAaggggccagatgcggtggctgacgcctttaaatcccagtactttgggaggccgaggcgggtggatcatgaggtcagaagatcgagaccttcctggctaacacggtga
- the LOC103246829 gene encoding protein PMS2CL-like isoform X8, with protein sequence MYNRHQYPFVVLNISVDSGNLVKMHAVDLEKPLGEKQDHSPSLRTRAEKRDVSISRLREAFSLHHTTENKPHSPKTPEARRSPPGQKRGMPSSSTSDAVSDRGFLRPQKEATSSGQGPRDPTDGAEVEKDSGHGSTSVDSEGFSIPDTGSHCSSECAASSPEDRGSQEHADSHGKAPETDDSFSDVDCHPNQEDTGCKFRVSPQPTNLASPNTKRFKKEEILSNSDIHQKLVNTQNVSASQVDVAVKINKKGPDAVADAFKSQYFGRPRRVDHEVRRSRPSWLTR encoded by the exons ATGTATAATCGACATCAGTATCCATTTGTTGTTCTTAACATTTCTGTTGATTCAG GTAACTTAGTAAAAATGCATGCAGTGGATTTGGAGAAGCCCCTGGGAGAAAAGCAGGATCATTCCCCTTCATTAAGGACTCGAGCAGAAAAAAGGGATGTGTCCATTTCCAGACTGCGAGAGGCCTTTTCTCTTCATCACACAACAGAGAACAAGCCTCACAGCCCAAAGACTCCAGAAGCAAGAAGGAGCCCTCCAGGACAGAAAAGGGGTATGCCATCTTCTAGCACTTCAGATGCCGTCTCTGACAGAGGCTTCCTGAGACCTCAGAAAGAGGCAACAAGTTCCGGTCAGGGACCCAGGGACCCTACGGACGGAGCGGAGGTGGAGAAGGACTCGGGGCACGGCAGCACTTCCGTGGATTCTGAGGGGTTCAGCATCCCAGACACCGGCAGTCACTGCAGCAGCGAGTGTGCGGCCAGCTCCCCAGAGGACAGGGGCTCACAGGAACACGCGGACTCTCATGGGAAAGCGCCTGAAACTGACGACTCTTTTTCAGATGTGGACTGCCATCCAAACCAGGAAGACACAGGGTGTAAATTTCGAGTTTCGCCTCAGCCAACTAATCTCGCATCCCCAAACACAAAgcgttttaaaaaagaagaaattctttccaattctgaCATTCATCAAAAGTTAGTAAATACTCAGAACGTGTCAGCCTCTCAGGTTGATGTAGCCGTTAAAATTAATAAGAaggggccagatgcggtggctgacgcctttaaatcccagtactttgggaggccgaggcgggtggatcatgaggtcagaagatcgagaccttcctggctaacacggtga